The region GCCGGGTGACGTCACCCGGTATCTGTGCGCCGCGGCCTACACCGACGAGGAGTTCGCCGACCGGGTGGTGGAGGGGGTGCTCGCCGACGAGGTCAGCGCCGTGGCACCCTCGCCCGGCGTCGACCTGGTGGCGGTGGCCCACCACTGCCTGGCCGCACAGGAGATACGCCGCAGACGCGACCTGCGACTGGCGGGGGCGTTCGCGGTCGTGGCACTGCTCGCACCGCTGTGGCTGCTGTTCAGCGCGCTGTTCCTCTCCTTCACCGCCAACGTGGGCCGCTCCCGGACCAGTTACGCGACCCGAGGCCGACGCCAGCCGGGCAACAGGGCTCTGGTGAGTACGGTGATCACCGCCGTGGTCGTGGTTCCCCTCGCCTTCCCCCTCGGCTCCGCCATCGCGTCCCTGCCCGTCTCCGGGTTCATGAGCTGGCTGCTCGGCGCCTACCTGTCCGGGATCCCGGCCGTCCTCGCGTCCGTCGGCGCGGTGGTGTTCGCGTACGTGACGGTCGTACGGCACGACCTGGGCATCGACCAGCTGCTGCGCACCACCATGACCCGCGCCGCGTTCGCCAGGCGCCGGCTGCCGGCCCTGCCCCTGAAGCAGTGGATCGTCAACCGGATGGCGGTCGTCAAGGAGGCACGGGACGGAAACGTCACCGTCTACAGCGGATACTCACCGTTCATCGGCTACTCCGCCGCCGCCTCCAACTGGTCGATCGCCGTACCGCTGCTGCCCTCGGACGACCACGTCCACAAGAGCCCGCGCCCCGGCGGGCCGGACGTCTTCGATGTCGTCGAACTCGTCACCCACGTACGCGAACACCTCCGCACGGTCGCCGCGCGCGGCGTCGCCGACACGGCCGCGGCCTCGGGGGCTCCGGAATCCCTCGGTTCCCTCACCATCGAGGACCGGGTCTTCGTGAACGGCACGACCATCGGCGAGGACCCCCGGTTCATGACGACCGCCGGCCTGACACCGGCGATGCGGCTGCCGGCCGAGGCGGTCGAGGACATCATGCGGCGCCCGACGGGCGCGGTCCGCCACCAGCTGGCGGTCCATGTGCCGTTGTGGGGCGACGACGTGGTGCCCAGCGTCTTCCTGCACTTCTCGACCGAGGGCAGAACCCTGCACCTGCACTGCGGCAACCATGTGCTCGGACCGGTCGGCGCCGGCTACCACGTCGTGGACCGCCTGCGTGACCCGCTCACCCCCGAGCGGCAGCGCGGCCTGCTGGCCGACGCCCTGCCCCGCACCGGCCCGGCGTTCTTCGGCGCGCCCTCCCGCGCGCTGCGCCAGGCACGTTTCGAGGCGCGGCGCACCCGGCGGATGGTGGACGAACTGACCGCCATGGAACAGGATCCGGTCTTCGACTACGGTGCCCGTCTGAGCCTGCGGGAGATCGCGACGAGCCCCGTCTACCAGAACTACTTCCAGGTAGTGGACGCCGACCGGGTCACCTCGGCCGTACAACGCCACACGCTCGCCGCGATACGGGAGTTCCTCGACGCACGCGGCTACGACACCACCGACTTCCGCGCCCAGCAGCACACCATCCTCAACCAGGGTGTCATCCAGCAGGGCGGGACGAGCATCATCGGCAACCAGGCGATCGGCACCGGTGCCAACGCCACCCAGACCGTCACCCAGCAGACCGGCCCGGCCGCCACCGCCGGCGCCCAGAAGTAACCTCGGAAGGAGGGGTCCGCCGATGAGCGGCAGCAACGAGGTCGACCGTCCCGACCCGCCCGTCAACAACGGCCTGGTGATCAACGGCGGCACCCACTACGTAGGAAACCAGGCAATCGGCAACCAGGCTCAGGCGTTCTCCGGCACGGTCGCCTTCCAGCCGCAGGACGCCGAACAGGCGGCCGTCCGCACGGCCGAACTCCTGGCGCTCGTCACGCAGTTGCTGACCGAACACCGCGCGGCACTGGCCGACCCGGAGGCCACCACCCGCGAACTCCGCCGCCTGCGCGAGGAACTGGCCGAGGCGGAACCCCAACCAACGGTCCTACGCCGCGCCCTGACCCGCCTGACAGAGTTCGTCCAACCGGTCACCCCACTGGTCGTCGCGGTGGGCGAACTGACGCAGTCGGTACGGGGGGCACTGGGGGTGTGAGAGGCGGGCGGCGGCTACGCCTCCACGCTGTGGCTGAAGCCGAGGGAGGCCAGTCCCTCAGATCGGCACAGCATGTCGGAGGCGCCGCCGACCTCGGTCTGGAGGAGTTGGTAGGCGGCACCGTGGGACTGGCCCCAGTGCATCGCGGCCCGCCACAGGACGCGGCCCAGGCCCTGCCCTCGGGCCCCGGGGAGGACGGCGAAGTACTGCGGCATGAGTTGGGGGCATCCGATCGCGTCGGGGCGTACCTCCATGGGGCCGATCGCGCCCACAATGCGGCCTCCGACGGCGGCGGCGAGAACCGGGCCGCACCGGCCGGCCCGCATCTGGGCGTGGAGGAAGGCCAATCCATCGGCGGCCATGGCCGCGGCGAACAGGGCGAAGGTCTCGCGCACGGAGATTGGCCAGTCGGTGACGAGGCGGACCGGGCCGCCGGGGTCGGGGCACGGACGGGCGGTGAAATCCTGGAGCTGTACGCGGGTGCCGTACGGAGATCCGGTCTCGGGGCCGAGCGGGCGCACGACCTTCGCATGGACCGTGTCGTGCACGACGGCGAGCTTCGCGGCCAGTCCGGCGGCTTCGTCCACGACGCTGCCGCGATGCCCGTAGGCGAAGACCTTGACGGTGCCGCGTCCGCGCCGGGTCAGGGTGGGGATGAGGGTGTGGTCGGGCTGGTGTACGACGTCGCCGCGCAGGACCGTCTCCTCCTTCTCGCTGCTCCAGCGCCGGTCCTTGTCGTAATGGAGGAAGGACCGGTCAGCGACGGCCGCTCGCAGTGTGTCCTCGAAGAGGTCGACGGTGAGGACGTGAGGGTGGACGGGGCCGAGGGTCGGCACGATCGGCGCGGTCAGTACAGGCCGGAGCCAGTCCCATCGGAAGAACATGAGCGGCACCCTAACGGTCGGCCGATCAGGGCCCAGGCCCCGACGCGAACGCGTCAGGGCCTGAACGGAACCGACTGGATCGGCTCGGTCAGTGGGGGTTGTCGTCACCAGCGTCACAGGAGCACTCCGCGCTCTCCACGACGTCGTCCAGGTCCGGGACGGCGGTTACCAAGAGGGCGGCGACGGGCGGCGACGAACGGCGTGCCGAGGCCGACGGGCCGGGTAGAAGGGTCACCAGTACGGGCGGGGTCATGATGCGTTCTCCTTGTCTCCGTGTTGGCAGTAGCTGTGCAGCGGCGCCTTCGCTTCCTGATAATGCTTGGCCAGGGGGCGGCAGACCCGGCAGGTGCCGGACAGGGCGCAGCCTTCGCACCCTCCGGTGCGAAGCATGAGTCGGTCGGCAACGGCGCCGAGCCGGGTGAGGCCGTCGACGCCTTCGGCCAGGAGGTCGATCTGGTCATCCCGGCCGACCTTGCAGATCGACACCTTGGCGTGCGGGTCGGCGTGGAAGAAGGTGTGTCCCGCATTGCAGCCGGCGAACGGCTTGCGCTGGCGCAGGTGGGCGGCGGACTGGGCAAGCAGCGGCTCACCGCCGCCGTAGATCGTGGGCGTCATGTTCGTGTACGCGTGGTTCTCGACGTTCCACTCCTCGGCGAGCGCGGCCATCTCGTCGGCTTCGGAGGCGTTGTCCTCGGTCACCACGACGTTGATACGCAGAGGCAGGCCCGCCTCGCGTGCGGCGTCCATGCCGCGCCGGAACGCTTTCCACGCTCCACGGCGTTGGGTGAGCGTGTCGAAAGACTTTTCGCTCGCCCCGTACATGCTGACGACCAGCCGGTAGGGCGGGCAGTCGCGGAAGAGCTTGAGAAGGTCTGGTCGCCAAAGCAGCGAGCCGTTCGTGGAGATGGTGAGCATCATCCCGGCCTGCCAGGCGTACCGGTAGGCGCCCTGGAAGTGGGGGTCCATGGTGGGTTCGCCGCCGGTGATCTGGAGCCAGAGGACGCCGGCCTCGCGCATGATGTCCAGCAGCCGTACCTTGTCCTCCCAGCTGATCCCGGAAAAGGGCCGCTCACCTAGGTAGCAGTGCTTGCAGCCGAAGTTGCAGCCGAGGTTGATCTCCCAGGAGGCGCGGCAGTAGCCGTATGGGGACGGATCGCGCACCAACACCGTGCCCTGTGCCGGGTGGCCGTTCAGGTCGATGCCCCAGACATCGGCGGCGGTCTGCACAGCCCAGGCGGGCAGCGCCCCACCATCGGCGACCGCTTGCCGGATGCCCTCGTAATGGTCGTCGGGGATACGGCTGCCAGCCCTCGCTCCGGGCTTGAGGAGTAGGTGCCCGTCGAGGAACGGGGATGCGATCAGAGCGTGGGCCATCAGCGGCCCTCCTTCCAGATCATGAAACGTGACGGCACACGTGCGCCCTGGCGGTCGGCACGACAGTGGATCTTGCCGAGGCCGTTGCAGGTGCCACAGGACTTGCCGGACGAGTCGGCGCCACTGCCGCCGCAGTCATCGCAGCTCTGATTGCGAGGAGGGCGAAGGCGCCGGGTCTGCATTCCGCCAGGGGAGTCGGGGCGGGCGATGAGTAGCGTGCCGTTGTGTGGGCTCATGATCAGCTGGCGCACGAGACCTCCTCCAAGGTGTCTTCCCAGGTGTGCTGCTCGGTGTGGTCGGTGAACAGACCGCACCCGTCACCGTCGGGCCCCGGGGCGACCACCGGGCAATCCGTCAGTACGACCGACTCCACTTCGGTCCTCCCGAGCCAGCGGAGCCACAGGGCGGTCCCGTACTCGCCGGCGTCGTTAAGGAGGCCGTAGTGCTCACCGTCGTCGTGCGAGGACAACTGGCACTGCACAGCCCTGTCGACGTACTCCGCGGCCGACCTGACCAGCGCTTCCTGCGCCAGGTCCAGGAGCACCTGGCGCCATTGCGTGCACCGCATCACGACTGCACCCCAGGAGAGGCTTTGGAGTGCGGGGAGTGGTTCGTGCAGCGCGGGCACATGCATGGGGGAAACCCAATGGGATTGTCGAGAGCCACAGGATTCTCGTCTTCCCGTACCTCCGTCACCTGGCCCCAAGTCCGACCGGAGTCACGGGAGACCCTGAGCGTCATGAGGACTCGATGCTCACCGCTCAGGCCCTGCATCCGCGTATTGCCGTCCGGCTCGCGCGCCAGAGCCTCACCTCTCGTGGTCATGACCGAACTCCTCTGTGAATCCCGCTGCTCGTCCGGGCAACATCCAGGAAAGCGTCAGAAGCCGGAGGTCTCCACGGCATCAATGCGGCAGTCTTGACGCAGCTCCGTGCACGGGCACCGACGGGGCCGAAGCGTGGGAAAGGGGCGCCATGGAACTGGCGGAGCGACGCAGGGCCCTGGGCTACAGTCAGGAGAAGTTGGCGCAGTTACTGGGTGTGGACCGCACCACGGTCGGACGCTGGGAAAGCCGCAAAGTCGCTCCTCAGCCGCCCCAGCGACGAGGCTTGGCCGCCGCCCTCGAAATCAGCCTCCCAGAGCTGGACATCCTCCTGAAGTTGCCACGAGCCTCAGGCCAAGAGGCTGTCGAGCTCCAGTCCAGTGATGCCCCGACCGTGGGAGACGACGACGAAATGATCCGCCGTGAGTTCCTCCGCATACTGACCGTCAGCGGGGCCTTGTCCGTCCTACCGGTCGAGGAGGCCGAGGCTCTGACCGAGGGCGTCTGTCGAGGGGTGCCTGCCGACTTCGCACGCATGAACAGACACCTTTGGCAGGTCTACCAACTGGCTCGTTCAAAGGGTTCTGTCTATCCCGTCGTCCGGGACCAGCTGACGACCCTGAACGAAGCGCTGGCGAGCAACCGTGAAAGTGCACGGGCCCTGCTGAGCGCGGCGGCTGATCTTTTTCAGTTGGCCGGCGAGGTGGCGTTCGACGACAATCGGTACTCTGACGCGGCTGCTTCGTACTCGCTCGCTGCGTCGATCAGTAAGGACGCTGAGGCGTACGACCTGTGGGCATGCGCGCTCGTCCGTCACGCCTACGTGGACATGTCCGAGCAGCGGTACCGGCAGGCCGCGCAGATGCTTGGCGCGGCCGAGCGACTGGCCGATCGAGGTGACAGCAACCTCTCGACCCGGCATTGGGTCGCTTCCGTCCAATCCGAGGCATACGCCAACCTCGGCGACTTGAACTCGTGCGAGCGTGCGATGGATCGAGCGGAGACCGTCCGCGACCTCACTGTGGACAGCGTCAACGGCGGATGGCTTCGGTTCGACGGTGCGCGGCTCGCCGAGGAACGGGGATCGCGCTACGTACAGCTCGGCCGTCTCGACCTGGCGGAAAACGCCTTGAAGGATGCCCTGAAGCAGACAGCCCTGGCATCCGGACAGTCGTACCGGCGACGCGGAGCAGTGCTCACTGACCTGGCCGCCATCGGTGCGAAGCGGCGGGACGTCGAGCAGGTTGTGGCGTACGGCAGAGAAGCCATCGGCCTGGCCCGAGCCTCCGCGTCCGGGTATGTCGCCCGTAGACTCCAAGCCCTGTGCGACGAGTTCGGTCCCTTGAGCCGCGACCACCGCGTAGCGGAGCTGGGGGCGGAGATCGCCACGCTGAGCACGCCGTGACGAGAGGGGTAGGCATGTCGCAGACCGAGGGTGCACGACTGTTCCGGGAAACCTGGATCGCGGGAGTGCACCAGCACTTCCCCGGTGAGCCGAAGGCCGGCTATGTGACCCGGTGGGAGGACACCCCGCAGTGGGAGCGCGAGGCAGCGGGCTCCGTCTACGAGCAGGTCCGCTACTTCATCGAGATCAGCGCCGGCGCCACGGCGCGGCTGTCCCGCGAGCAGAAGGGTCGCTTCGTCGCGATGTGCTGGACGGCCCAGATGTTCAAGCACTTCGAGGACCCGAAGCCGGGCTACGTGGCCGACTGGCCCGAACTCCCGTCCTGGCAGCAGGAGACCGATGCCGACATCTTCGAGGCCATCGAGAAGGCACTGAGCTGATCGCTAGTGCGCATTGAGCCTGAAACCCGGACGAAGCGCGGGCCCGAGTCGCTGTTTTCAGAGGAAGACTTGGGGCTAGCTACGTCGCGAGCAGCTGACTGTGCCGTTGGCGTAGCGCGGCATTTTTGGTCATGGGCCGGTAGGGTGCCGCGTACTCCGATAGCCCGTAGCGGCAAGCTCACAGTTCCGCAGCAACGCCGTGGTCGAGGAGCGTCGATGCGCTACAGGGGCGCGGCGTGCCGCTCTCGGAGGCTGTTGCTTCGACAGGAGGGAGCGGTGCGGAGACCACTGACCGAGCGCCCTCTGGCCAAGCACGCGACGCGTCAGTCTCCGACCGCGCTCGACAGGGCCTCGGTGATCATGCGGGTGGCGAAGTCGGGGTCTTCGGTGATGCGGTTGATGTGTTCCGCGAGGAGCAGGGCCGTGGCTTCCAGGGGAGTCATCTCCTCCTCGGTCCAGTCGCCGTACTGCTTGCGCCACAGGTTGGGGCTCAGGCCCATGCCCGCGGAGATGGCCAGGCCGGCCATGGTCGGGATGGCCTCGGGGGGAACGCTCCTGGGCATCATGCGCATCGAGGCCACGAGGGTGGGCACCACGTACTCGATCACGTCCTTGTCCTGGTCCTCGTGGGCCTTCCGCAGCCAGGTCATGAACATGTAGATGAGGGTGCACGCGCCGTCCAGGACGCCGGCGGCTCCCTCGGGGCCCAGCGAATCGGCGTACTGGTCGATCAGCGCCTGTTGTTCGGGGTCGATCCCGGTCCTGCCGTCGTGGATGCCCTTGAGCCGAGAGTCGATCATCAAGAGCGCCGCGCCCACGTCACCGGCGGGAGCGTGCTGCGGGTCGCAGGGCGATGACACAGGGATCCTCCTCGGGTGGCCGCGATGGGCAACGCGGCCTGTCCGTACGACAGTAGAGGCCCGAGGGCGACGGGGGCCGGTGGTTCCCGGCATCGCCAGGAACTCGGATTTCCCCTCAGGTCTCCCTCGTCCTCACGCGTCGTGGGCCCGGCCTTGCCACGGTCCGGAAAGCAGCGGGGCGACGGGCGAGGCCTGGAGCGCCGGGTCCGGTGTCGGCGCCGGGGGATCGAACTGGCGTAGGGCAACGGCAGGTTGACCGACGATGCCCTCGGTGGACCGGGACCTGGCCCACGCGGCACCCCGCCAGGAAGGTCACACGGGCCGGCGCCTACGACACCGACGCGATCCTCCCGCTCATCCTCGCCGTCGCTCTTGGCATCACCCTTGACTTGGGGTAGGGCGCCGATGGTGGTCCGGCGTCGGCCGGCCGGCCGCGTGTGAGCCGCGATGCGATTTCCGCTGGGGGGCCGCCCGCGGGTGCGGAGAGAACGGGGCGATGCCCCTAGCGGGCGGGGACCTCGGGCTCGTACGGGTCGAGACCCCACTCGGAGTCGCCGAGCGGATAGGTGTACGCGGGCCGTCCCACGTTCCCGCTCGTCCGGAAGGGATTGCCTCTGTCGTCGAGGCGCATGGTGCCCCGCTGGTCGCCGCTGGACCAGTCCAGCTCCAGGTACCAGCTCACGTTGTGCGTGGTGACGTCGGCGAAGACGTAGAAGACCTCGGGATCGGCCTCGCTCACCTTGTACGGGAAGTCACGCTGCCCGGCCCTGGGCGAGACCGAGGGCCGCCCGGCGTCGAGGTTCACGTCGAAGGCCACCGTGTCCACGCCACCACCGCACCCGACGCCCATCGCGTAGTCGTTCCAGGCGAGCGGAGCGCTCTTCTCCACCACCCGCACATGCAGTGCCTCCAGGACGACGGTCGCCTTCCCGGTGCCCTGCACGGTCAGTGCGAGCATCTGCTTCCCGCCGGTGACCCCACCGAGCGCGGTGACCCACCCGCGAGCGTCCGGCTCGGTCGGCGGCGGAGGCACCTGCTTGGGCTTCTGGTCGATCAGGATGTGCGGGCCGCACGGGTCGTCCCACTTGTACGGATTGACGGCGACGGTGGGTGCGGTGGCCCCGTCCTCGGCCTCCTCCCCCTGCACCGCCGCCCCGGCGTCGGAGACGGCGGGAGTCGGGGAGGAGGGAGAGGGGGAATCCGTGGGACTGCCGCTGGGTGAGGCGGACGGCGCCGCCGACCTACCCTTCGCGCCGGACGGCCCGGAGGTGGCGGGACGGTCGTCGGTGGACTCGGCATCAGAGGCCGCAGCGACCACGGACCGCTTCCCGCTCCGGTCGGCATCACCCTCGCCGGGTACGAGGTTCACCACGAGTA is a window of Streptomyces sp. B21-083 DNA encoding:
- a CDS encoding helix-turn-helix transcriptional regulator, with protein sequence MELAERRRALGYSQEKLAQLLGVDRTTVGRWESRKVAPQPPQRRGLAAALEISLPELDILLKLPRASGQEAVELQSSDAPTVGDDDEMIRREFLRILTVSGALSVLPVEEAEALTEGVCRGVPADFARMNRHLWQVYQLARSKGSVYPVVRDQLTTLNEALASNRESARALLSAAADLFQLAGEVAFDDNRYSDAAASYSLAASISKDAEAYDLWACALVRHAYVDMSEQRYRQAAQMLGAAERLADRGDSNLSTRHWVASVQSEAYANLGDLNSCERAMDRAETVRDLTVDSVNGGWLRFDGARLAEERGSRYVQLGRLDLAENALKDALKQTALASGQSYRRRGAVLTDLAAIGAKRRDVEQVVAYGREAIGLARASASGYVARRLQALCDEFGPLSRDHRVAELGAEIATLSTP
- a CDS encoding radical SAM protein, giving the protein MAHALIASPFLDGHLLLKPGARAGSRIPDDHYEGIRQAVADGGALPAWAVQTAADVWGIDLNGHPAQGTVLVRDPSPYGYCRASWEINLGCNFGCKHCYLGERPFSGISWEDKVRLLDIMREAGVLWLQITGGEPTMDPHFQGAYRYAWQAGMMLTISTNGSLLWRPDLLKLFRDCPPYRLVVSMYGASEKSFDTLTQRRGAWKAFRRGMDAAREAGLPLRINVVVTEDNASEADEMAALAEEWNVENHAYTNMTPTIYGGGEPLLAQSAAHLRQRKPFAGCNAGHTFFHADPHAKVSICKVGRDDQIDLLAEGVDGLTRLGAVADRLMLRTGGCEGCALSGTCRVCRPLAKHYQEAKAPLHSYCQHGDKENAS
- a CDS encoding helix-turn-helix domain-containing protein, translated to MTGDQFPELLGRLKERSGLSYGVLGKRLHMSASTLHRYVNGDAVPTDYAPVERLARLCRATPEELVELHRRWILADAMRGQKAGAGGTPAAETVAATPVTEAVAATPAAEAVAGTPSVPAVTGPAGAPPVRRRRTVVLAGAAVVAAAVATVLVVNLVPGEGDADRSGKRSVVAAASDAESTDDRPATSGPSGAKGRSAAPSASPSGSPTDSPSPSSPTPAVSDAGAAVQGEEAEDGATAPTVAVNPYKWDDPCGPHILIDQKPKQVPPPPTEPDARGWVTALGGVTGGKQMLALTVQGTGKATVVLEALHVRVVEKSAPLAWNDYAMGVGCGGGVDTVAFDVNLDAGRPSVSPRAGQRDFPYKVSEADPEVFYVFADVTTHNVSWYLELDWSSGDQRGTMRLDDRGNPFRTSGNVGRPAYTYPLGDSEWGLDPYEPEVPAR
- a CDS encoding GNAT family N-acetyltransferase; its protein translation is MFFRWDWLRPVLTAPIVPTLGPVHPHVLTVDLFEDTLRAAVADRSFLHYDKDRRWSSEKEETVLRGDVVHQPDHTLIPTLTRRGRGTVKVFAYGHRGSVVDEAAGLAAKLAVVHDTVHAKVVRPLGPETGSPYGTRVQLQDFTARPCPDPGGPVRLVTDWPISVRETFALFAAAMAADGLAFLHAQMRAGRCGPVLAAAVGGRIVGAIGPMEVRPDAIGCPQLMPQYFAVLPGARGQGLGRVLWRAAMHWGQSHGAAYQLLQTEVGGASDMLCRSEGLASLGFSHSVEA